The DNA sequence CGTTAATCAAAAATCTATTTTTAACCGTAAAAACTACTTCTACCCAGACCTTCCAAAGGGTTATCAAATCAGCCAATTTGAGATACCTATCGTTGAAGCGGGTGAAATTTATATTGACTTTGAAGATGGCACAACAAAACGCATTGGTGTGACACGCGCGCACCTTGAAGAGGATGCTGGTAAAAACATTCACCACGGTAATGTCTCTCATGTGGACTTAAACCGTGCTGGAACACCGCTTCTTGAGATTGTGAGTGAGCCTGATATGAGAAGCTCAGAAGAGGCAATTTTGTATCTTAAAAAGCTTCATGCCATTTTACGCTACCTCGACATCAGTGATGCCAATATGCAAGAAGGAAGCTTCCGTTGTGATGCGAACGTTTCTATTCGCCCTAAAGGCGATACGAAGCTTTATACCAGAGCTGAGATTAAGAACCTAAACTCATTTAAATTTATCCAAAAAGCGATTGACTACGAAGTAGAGCGTCAAAGTAATGCCTGGGAAGATGGCATTTATGAGAGGGAAGTGGTTCAAGAAACCAGACTTTACGATACTGAAAAAAATGAAACAAGAAGCATGAGAGGTAAAGAAGACAGTGCTGAGTATCGCTATTTCCCAGATCCAGACCTATTGCCAGTGCTTATTCCTGATGATATGCTCGCAGAGTGTATCCAAATTCCAGAACTTCCCGATCAAAAGCGTGATCGTTTCCTTAAAGAGTATGGCATTAAAGAGTACGATGCCAATGTGATTACCTCCAGTGTTGAA is a window from the Sulfurospirillum oryzae genome containing:
- the gatB gene encoding Asp-tRNA(Asn)/Glu-tRNA(Gln) amidotransferase subunit GatB, with the translated sequence MQFEVVIGLEVHAQLNTKTKIFCSCPTSFGDEPNTNVCEVCLGLPGALPVLNKEAVKKAIALGTAINATVNQKSIFNRKNYFYPDLPKGYQISQFEIPIVEAGEIYIDFEDGTTKRIGVTRAHLEEDAGKNIHHGNVSHVDLNRAGTPLLEIVSEPDMRSSEEAILYLKKLHAILRYLDISDANMQEGSFRCDANVSIRPKGDTKLYTRAEIKNLNSFKFIQKAIDYEVERQSNAWEDGIYEREVVQETRLYDTEKNETRSMRGKEDSAEYRYFPDPDLLPVLIPDDMLAECIQIPELPDQKRDRFLKEYGIKEYDANVITSSVEMAHFYETMINEGAGAKNSVTWLTVELLARLSHGVTLMTSPVDAIKLAAIVKRIEDGTISGKAAKEVLDYLMEERVSVDDAIEKLGLKQVSDDGAILAIIDAIISANADKVAEYRSGKDKLFGFFVGQTMKESKGAANPAKVNELLKSRLDV